In one window of Leptospira sp. WS92.C1 DNA:
- a CDS encoding acyl-CoA dehydrogenase, whose amino-acid sequence MTLKEFLISLPPDEHRDVFRNSLPYLVKEGYFEAIGGGSFFEFHKKIFALGSYPRGIGIGIALMAQTNVAGRILKFVSDGFLNESETDKTFQKENTILFIKEIMEGVRSGKNIISMGVSEPGWKGRISNIVTEYKLENGTIHLSLNKSFLTNGANCNGFLIVAKSPQESYDVIYIPLDTPGLEIENFDLDYAKEATHCRLKGTDLTFPERNLIFLNYENFAPEIHLSEMLSASALFCGYVDLILRTFLKEKRKSLDQSVAAKIIDIQQLLYSKILEISKRKDEDPNFRMEEVHPYGYETSLDLIHSWLIETVNETELTQMFPDIGLFYSIHPGKLPVYQKNSLKKIRALREFKTD is encoded by the coding sequence ATGACTCTAAAAGAATTTTTAATCTCCTTACCACCCGATGAGCATCGGGATGTATTTAGAAATTCACTTCCGTATTTGGTAAAGGAAGGATACTTCGAGGCGATCGGCGGAGGTTCCTTTTTTGAATTTCATAAAAAAATCTTCGCACTCGGTTCGTATCCGAGAGGGATCGGGATCGGAATCGCCCTGATGGCGCAGACAAACGTCGCCGGCAGAATTTTAAAATTTGTTTCGGACGGATTTTTAAATGAATCCGAAACCGACAAAACGTTTCAAAAAGAAAACACGATTCTCTTTATCAAAGAGATTATGGAAGGGGTAAGATCCGGAAAAAACATCATTTCGATGGGTGTAAGCGAGCCGGGTTGGAAGGGAAGAATTTCGAATATCGTCACCGAATACAAATTGGAAAACGGAACGATCCATCTGAGTCTGAACAAATCCTTTTTGACAAATGGGGCCAATTGCAACGGATTTTTGATCGTGGCAAAATCCCCGCAAGAATCGTATGACGTGATCTATATTCCCTTGGACACACCCGGATTGGAAATCGAAAATTTTGATCTGGACTATGCAAAGGAGGCTACACATTGCAGACTCAAGGGAACGGATCTTACTTTTCCGGAAAGGAATCTGATCTTTTTGAATTATGAAAACTTTGCTCCCGAAATTCATCTTTCAGAAATGCTGTCCGCCTCCGCTCTTTTTTGCGGTTATGTGGATTTAATTTTAAGAACTTTTTTGAAGGAAAAACGAAAGTCCTTGGATCAGAGTGTGGCGGCGAAAATCATTGACATTCAACAATTGTTATATTCTAAAATACTGGAAATTTCCAAACGAAAAGATGAGGATCCGAATTTTAGAATGGAGGAAGTTCATCCTTACGGATACGAGACCTCCTTGGATCTGATCCATTCCTGGCTCATCGAAACCGTCAACGAAACCGAGCTGACCCAGATGTTTCCGGATATCGGATTGTTTTATTCGATTCATCCCGGGAAATTGCCCGTTTATCAAAAAAATAGTTTGAAAAAAATCCGAGCTCTTCGCGAATTCAAAACCGACTAA
- a CDS encoding cation diffusion facilitator family transporter, whose translation MDDFFQLHHVERSQEKGLKRSILLAIFVSLIIFFVELFGGIQSGSIALLADAGHIITDAVALFLSLIAVIVAAQKPNSTFSFGFYRIEILTALVNSILIFGISFYIFYEAIERFQNQKEVLSFQMFLYSSSGIVLNLISAWILFRFSNENINIKSAYIHVISDLLATTGVLIGSVLIYFTNWNWIDPLISVLISILILRSAWGIFKESVSVLLESSPPSFDIPHILEHIRKIKGIHQILDYHFWAITRGIHACTLRVSVTDLQKTSDIVFESNQILKSEFGIDFVTIQCEESELTKKLQELTVKDTHGATHSHHGHHHHH comes from the coding sequence ATGGATGATTTTTTTCAACTCCACCACGTAGAAAGAAGTCAGGAGAAAGGTCTCAAACGATCGATTCTCCTCGCGATTTTCGTTTCGCTAATTATTTTTTTTGTGGAATTATTTGGGGGAATTCAGAGCGGAAGTATCGCCTTGCTCGCGGATGCCGGTCACATCATCACGGATGCGGTTGCGCTTTTTCTATCTTTGATCGCGGTCATCGTTGCGGCTCAAAAACCGAATTCCACATTCTCTTTTGGATTTTATAGAATCGAAATTTTGACCGCACTCGTAAATTCGATTCTGATATTCGGAATTTCTTTTTATATCTTTTATGAAGCGATCGAAAGATTTCAAAATCAAAAAGAGGTTTTAAGTTTTCAGATGTTTCTTTACAGTTCTTCCGGAATCGTTTTAAATCTTATCAGTGCCTGGATTTTATTCCGGTTTAGCAACGAAAACATCAATATCAAATCAGCATACATCCACGTAATCAGCGATTTGCTTGCAACCACCGGGGTTTTAATCGGTTCCGTGTTGATTTACTTTACAAATTGGAATTGGATCGATCCCTTGATCAGCGTTCTCATTTCGATTCTAATTTTGCGTTCCGCGTGGGGAATTTTTAAGGAGAGCGTTTCCGTTCTTTTGGAATCCTCGCCACCTTCATTCGATATTCCTCATATACTGGAACATATCCGAAAAATCAAAGGGATTCATCAGATTTTGGATTATCATTTTTGGGCGATCACAAGAGGGATTCACGCCTGTACACTGAGAGTATCCGTTACGGATCTCCAAAAGACATCCGATATCGTCTTTGAATCCAATCAAATTCTCAAATCGGAATTCGGAATCGATTTCGTAACGATTCAGTGCGAAGAATCCGAACTCACAAAAAAACTACAGGAACTCACTGTAAAGGATACGCACGGGGCGACCCATTCGCACCACGGACATCATCACCATCATTGA
- a CDS encoding OmpA family protein encodes MKWFQKSALFHIFFLLFSLNSVSADTFYYPWEYNKIYNEKITLEIELDSLRTRYRNETENFKKEKLEIEAKIRSLEELLAREKEFRAKDNDLGDEKVKALENQIAVLKTKSSNKEKELIEENERQSKKFRELLENLKEELEQEKAACQKKTETLHKEYEKKIGDLEARILSLTDEISKLKNLSENQKKELDRLSDQANELESKLTDEIKKGQIRLKRFHNRLVINIDDRISFDSGSAELKKQILPALDKIKEILVSYPGNLIIIEGHTDNVPIRTKKFADNWELSGERALSVLHYFLENKNLDPRNLSLAGYGEFQPIVSNDTPENKALNRRVDIVVVPR; translated from the coding sequence ATGAAATGGTTTCAAAAATCCGCTCTTTTCCATATCTTCTTTTTATTATTCTCCCTAAACTCGGTCTCTGCGGATACATTCTATTATCCCTGGGAATACAATAAGATCTATAACGAGAAGATTACTCTTGAGATTGAATTGGATTCGTTAAGGACCCGGTACAGAAACGAAACCGAAAATTTTAAAAAGGAAAAATTGGAGATCGAAGCCAAAATCCGCTCTTTGGAAGAATTGTTGGCAAGAGAAAAAGAATTCAGAGCAAAAGACAACGATTTGGGCGATGAAAAAGTCAAAGCTCTGGAGAATCAGATCGCGGTTCTCAAAACAAAAAGTTCCAATAAAGAAAAAGAACTCATCGAAGAAAATGAAAGACAATCCAAAAAATTCAGAGAGCTTTTGGAGAATCTAAAGGAAGAACTGGAACAGGAAAAAGCCGCCTGTCAAAAAAAGACGGAAACTCTCCACAAGGAATACGAAAAAAAAATCGGAGATCTGGAAGCGAGAATTCTTTCTCTTACGGATGAAATTTCCAAACTCAAAAACCTTTCCGAAAATCAAAAAAAAGAATTGGATCGTCTTTCCGATCAGGCGAATGAACTCGAAAGTAAACTTACCGATGAAATCAAAAAAGGACAGATCCGTCTCAAACGATTTCACAACCGTCTTGTGATCAATATCGATGACAGGATTTCTTTCGACTCCGGTTCCGCGGAATTAAAAAAACAGATTCTACCGGCCTTGGACAAGATCAAAGAGATTCTCGTAAGTTATCCTGGTAATCTCATCATCATCGAAGGTCATACCGACAATGTTCCGATTCGAACCAAAAAATTCGCGGACAATTGGGAACTTTCCGGAGAAAGAGCCCTTTCGGTACTTCACTATTTTTTAGAGAATAAAAATTTGGATCCAAGAAACCTGTCTCTTGCGGGTTACGGAGAATTTCAGCCGATCGTTTCCAACGATACTCCGGAAAATAAGGCTCTCAACCGAAGAGTCGATATCGTGGTTGTTCCGCGCTGA
- the mgtE gene encoding magnesium transporter → MEEKGLGQSLFSEKANASSPEWMDTFGEKISAGDNAFLDGFLKLNHPADIAEVLEKLEEDEAFYVFKRCDSELQSSILVEFDEEFQADLISRFQMKEISPILENLETDELSNLISEFPREKAEEILNSIDQEDSSQVRKQLTFREYTAGRLMNTVFASAVETDTVRKAIIKLRKIARDTDDIYHLYITDENNVLQGYVKLKNLFLAPLNGKVNRLMKTGFTSIHYDTDQEEVAKIFRKYDLVSAAVVDDLGRILGRITVDDILDIVHEEASEDILRLGGVSEEEKLSSSVFTSARRRMVWLMINLGTASMAASVVSFFGGTIEKYVLLASLMPIVAGMGGNAGTQSITLIVRNLATGDLTIGNWKSAIRKEGLVGLLNGFAVGITAGLIVYLFTGNFTLSAVMFMALQANLVIAAVIGTSIPILLQVLRIDPAIASSIFVTTFTDVFGFFCFLGLATIFIQML, encoded by the coding sequence ATGGAAGAAAAAGGACTCGGTCAAAGCCTATTTTCAGAAAAAGCAAACGCATCCTCTCCGGAATGGATGGATACTTTCGGGGAAAAAATCAGCGCCGGAGACAATGCGTTTCTGGACGGCTTTCTCAAACTCAATCACCCAGCGGATATCGCGGAGGTTTTGGAAAAGTTAGAAGAAGACGAAGCATTTTATGTTTTTAAACGTTGCGATTCCGAACTTCAGAGTTCGATCCTTGTGGAATTTGACGAAGAATTTCAAGCGGATCTGATCTCCCGTTTTCAGATGAAAGAGATTTCTCCGATTCTTGAGAATTTGGAGACTGACGAACTTTCCAATTTGATTTCCGAATTTCCAAGAGAGAAAGCCGAAGAGATTCTAAACTCCATCGATCAGGAAGATTCTTCGCAAGTTCGAAAACAGCTTACATTTCGGGAATACACAGCGGGACGTTTGATGAATACCGTTTTTGCTTCCGCGGTTGAAACGGATACCGTCCGAAAAGCGATCATCAAACTCAGAAAGATCGCAAGAGACACCGATGATATCTATCATTTATACATCACAGATGAGAATAACGTTCTCCAAGGATACGTAAAACTCAAAAACTTATTTCTTGCGCCTCTTAACGGAAAGGTAAATCGTTTGATGAAAACCGGATTTACTTCGATTCACTATGACACCGATCAGGAAGAAGTGGCGAAAATCTTCCGAAAATACGATTTGGTCTCCGCTGCGGTCGTCGACGATTTGGGAAGAATTTTGGGAAGAATCACAGTGGATGATATTTTGGATATCGTTCACGAAGAAGCCTCGGAGGATATCCTTCGTTTGGGAGGGGTTTCCGAAGAGGAAAAATTAAGTTCTTCCGTATTTACTTCCGCAAGAAGAAGAATGGTATGGTTGATGATCAACTTGGGAACTGCATCCATGGCCGCGTCGGTGGTTTCCTTTTTTGGCGGAACGATCGAGAAATATGTTTTACTTGCGTCTCTAATGCCGATCGTGGCGGGAATGGGCGGGAACGCAGGAACTCAGTCCATCACTCTCATCGTTAGAAACTTGGCTACGGGTGATTTGACGATCGGAAACTGGAAATCAGCGATTCGAAAGGAAGGCCTTGTCGGACTCCTCAACGGATTTGCGGTTGGGATTACCGCGGGATTGATCGTGTATCTTTTTACCGGTAATTTTACTCTTTCGGCCGTTATGTTTATGGCATTGCAGGCGAATCTCGTAATCGCCGCGGTGATTGGGACTTCGATTCCGATCTTGCTTCAAGTTTTGAGAATCGATCCTGCGATCGCGTCTTCTATTTTTGTAACGACCTTTACGGATGTGTTCGGTTTTTTCTGTTTTTTGGGATTGGCTACAATCTTTATTCAAATGTTATAA
- the tgt gene encoding tRNA guanosine(34) transglycosylase Tgt codes for MSRLNFILEAEASNSRARAARFTTLHGEVQTPIFMPVGTQATVRSQTVESLKAMGSRVLLANTYHLLLRPGADVFRKIGGIHKFMNWDAPVLTDSGGFQIFSLPNSRKMTEDGALFRSYVDGANILLSPEVSIEMQKAIQSDIMMVLDQCIPSTADYTQAKNAMEITHRWAKRSLEARGDSTQSLFGIVQGACFQDLRKQSADTLTQMPFDGFAIGGLAVGETKEERNDFCEISASFLPKNLPRYLMGVGTPLDLLEAVHRGVDMFDCTIPTELAQHGVAYTSLGKLQLHRGIYKFADTVLDENCPCPCCKSYSRSYLHHLIKTNEILGWHLIAMHNLNFYHRLMAEMRSSILSDTFSSYYSRKKEELTWSDNVNPASHKIRTPRAQRKRNLGDYEILENKDGGFWSVRQKSSGETMHSVNNPVEEAKSLYILQSNLAKKLSRDTNMNGSDPLAEPFVIWDVGLGAATNSMSAIHCYEKIESPISMNIISFECDLDPFRLVMKNIGCFPHLFHQAPRGLLNRGKWISSSGNLKWDLVLGDFEFTFANQKGPDLIFYDPFSFKTDSKLWEPGFFKLLFEYCQTNKKNTTLITYSASTAVRSSLLFAGFWVGAGKGTGPKSETTVAYSSKPKENLELSGLLGSSWLEKRERSHARFRKGSDRKENLVWEKAILSHSQFQIES; via the coding sequence ATGTCTAGATTAAACTTTATCCTCGAAGCGGAGGCGTCAAATTCGAGAGCGAGGGCGGCTCGTTTTACGACTCTGCACGGAGAAGTTCAGACTCCGATTTTTATGCCTGTCGGCACGCAGGCAACCGTCCGATCCCAGACCGTAGAATCCCTCAAGGCGATGGGTTCCCGTGTACTTTTAGCAAATACATACCACCTTCTTTTGAGACCGGGAGCCGATGTGTTTCGAAAAATCGGTGGGATTCATAAATTTATGAACTGGGACGCGCCGGTTCTTACGGATTCGGGAGGGTTTCAAATTTTTAGCCTTCCCAATTCACGGAAAATGACGGAAGACGGCGCTCTGTTTCGAAGTTATGTGGATGGAGCGAACATTCTTCTCTCGCCCGAAGTCAGTATCGAAATGCAGAAGGCGATTCAATCGGACATCATGATGGTGCTCGATCAGTGTATTCCTTCCACGGCCGATTATACACAAGCAAAGAATGCGATGGAGATTACCCATCGTTGGGCGAAACGAAGTCTGGAGGCAAGAGGAGATTCTACTCAATCTTTATTCGGAATTGTTCAAGGCGCTTGTTTTCAAGATCTTAGAAAACAAAGCGCGGATACCCTGACGCAGATGCCCTTTGACGGATTTGCGATAGGCGGTTTAGCGGTGGGGGAAACCAAAGAGGAACGAAATGATTTCTGCGAAATCTCCGCTTCCTTTTTGCCAAAGAATCTGCCTCGATATCTCATGGGTGTAGGAACTCCTCTGGATTTGCTCGAAGCGGTTCATCGAGGTGTGGATATGTTCGACTGTACGATTCCCACCGAACTCGCGCAACACGGCGTTGCCTACACAAGCTTGGGCAAGTTGCAGCTTCACAGAGGAATTTATAAATTTGCGGACACGGTCTTGGATGAAAACTGTCCCTGTCCTTGTTGTAAAAGTTATTCTCGTTCTTATCTTCATCACCTAATCAAAACAAATGAGATTCTCGGTTGGCATTTGATCGCGATGCACAATTTGAATTTTTATCATCGTTTGATGGCGGAGATGCGATCCTCGATTCTTTCAGATACGTTTTCGTCCTACTATTCCCGAAAAAAGGAAGAGTTGACTTGGAGCGATAATGTAAATCCGGCAAGTCATAAAATCAGAACACCAAGGGCACAGAGAAAAAGAAATTTAGGGGATTATGAAATTCTGGAAAACAAGGACGGGGGGTTCTGGAGCGTTCGCCAGAAAAGTTCCGGCGAGACCATGCATTCCGTTAACAATCCTGTGGAAGAGGCAAAATCTCTTTATATCCTTCAATCCAATCTCGCGAAAAAACTTTCTCGCGACACAAATATGAACGGATCGGATCCACTTGCGGAACCGTTTGTGATTTGGGATGTGGGTTTGGGGGCGGCGACCAATTCGATGTCCGCGATTCATTGTTATGAGAAAATCGAATCTCCTATTTCAATGAATATTATCAGTTTTGAATGTGATCTGGATCCGTTCCGTCTTGTGATGAAAAACATAGGATGTTTTCCTCATCTTTTTCATCAAGCGCCGAGAGGTTTATTGAATCGCGGGAAATGGATTTCTTCATCAGGCAATCTCAAATGGGATTTAGTACTCGGCGATTTTGAATTCACGTTTGCGAATCAGAAAGGACCCGATCTGATTTTCTACGATCCTTTTTCTTTCAAGACAGATTCCAAGCTATGGGAACCGGGATTTTTTAAACTTCTTTTCGAATACTGCCAAACTAACAAAAAGAATACGACTCTGATTACGTATTCCGCATCCACAGCGGTTCGTTCCTCTTTGCTTTTTGCCGGATTTTGGGTGGGAGCGGGAAAAGGTACCGGCCCCAAAAGCGAGACGACGGTCGCGTATTCGAGCAAGCCAAAAGAGAATTTGGAATTATCGGGACTTTTAGGTTCGTCTTGGCTTGAAAAAAGAGAAAGAAGCCATGCTCGTTTTCGGAAAGGGTCGGATCGGAAGGAAAATCTTGTCTGGGAGAAAGCGATTCTTTCTCATTCCCAATTTCAGATTGAGTCTTAA
- a CDS encoding protein-glutamate O-methyltransferase CheR: MTSISISEIEIALLLEAIYQKCGYDFRQYSEAHIKRRLSSRLAISGLKTVSEMQFQVLHNEQFAYTLLHDLSITVTEMFRDPEFYKSLRQNVIPILKTYPFIKIWHAGCSSGEEAYSMAILLREEGLYERSMIYATDFNQKILDKAKAGVFQNDLIKDYTNNYQMSGGLESFSDYYTSNYNMFIMDQSLKKNIVWANHNMVTDSVFAEVHVIFCRNVLIYFKKNLQENIHLLFYESLINGGVLCLGSKEGLYFTDLKYKYDELDKKQKIFKKKY; encoded by the coding sequence ATGACATCTATAAGTATTTCAGAAATTGAAATTGCTCTGTTGTTGGAGGCGATCTATCAAAAATGCGGATACGATTTTCGACAATACTCGGAAGCGCATATCAAACGGAGATTATCAAGTCGACTGGCGATTTCCGGGTTGAAAACGGTATCCGAAATGCAGTTCCAAGTTTTACACAACGAGCAATTCGCATATACTTTGTTACATGATTTGTCGATTACCGTTACCGAAATGTTCCGTGATCCCGAATTTTATAAATCGCTACGGCAGAATGTGATACCAATTTTAAAAACGTATCCTTTTATAAAAATCTGGCACGCGGGGTGTTCCTCGGGAGAGGAGGCGTATTCGATGGCGATTCTTCTGAGAGAAGAAGGCCTTTATGAGCGTTCCATGATTTATGCAACCGATTTCAATCAAAAAATTTTAGATAAGGCAAAGGCGGGTGTGTTTCAAAACGATTTGATCAAGGATTATACGAACAACTATCAAATGTCGGGTGGATTGGAATCGTTTTCCGATTATTACACTTCGAACTATAACATGTTTATCATGGATCAATCCTTAAAAAAGAATATAGTCTGGGCAAATCACAATATGGTTACGGATAGCGTTTTTGCGGAGGTTCATGTGATCTTTTGTCGAAATGTATTGATCTATTTTAAAAAAAATCTTCAGGAAAACATACATCTGCTTTTTTATGAAAGTTTGATAAACGGCGGAGTTCTTTGTCTTGGATCCAAGGAAGGATTGTATTTTACGGATTTAAAATATAAATATGATGAGTTGGACAAGAAACAAAAGATATTTAAAAAGAAGTATTGA
- a CDS encoding chemotaxis protein CheB translates to MKYEVIVMGASSGGLNAIRSVLTSLSENFSIPIVLVQHVSPRSDGQWIRSLDIIAGLNVKEADEKETIEKGNIYVAPPNYHLLIETNRTFSLTIDSRVNFARPSIDVLFESAADVYRDKMVGIIFTGANSDGAIGLKRIKELGGTTIVQDPNSAESPYMPEAALSLMPADYILTLEKIAELLNKFDKDN, encoded by the coding sequence ATGAAATATGAGGTAATCGTAATGGGAGCGTCTTCCGGAGGATTGAATGCAATTAGATCGGTTTTAACGTCTCTATCGGAAAATTTTTCCATTCCTATCGTTTTGGTACAGCATGTTTCACCTCGTTCTGACGGACAATGGATTCGATCACTCGATATTATCGCCGGTCTCAACGTAAAAGAAGCCGATGAAAAAGAAACAATCGAAAAAGGAAATATCTATGTGGCGCCACCTAATTATCATTTGTTGATAGAAACGAATAGAACCTTTTCTTTGACGATCGATTCAAGAGTCAATTTTGCCAGACCTTCCATCGATGTTCTTTTTGAATCCGCCGCCGATGTGTATCGAGATAAAATGGTCGGAATTATTTTCACCGGCGCCAATTCGGATGGTGCGATCGGACTAAAAAGGATTAAGGAGTTGGGAGGAACTACGATCGTTCAAGATCCGAATTCGGCGGAATCGCCGTATATGCCCGAGGCGGCACTTTCATTGATGCCCGCCGATTACATTCTTACGTTGGAAAAAATCGCAGAGCTTCTAAATAAATTCGATAAGGACAATTGA
- a CDS encoding histidine kinase dimerization/phospho-acceptor domain-containing protein — protein sequence MELKIKTKLLLGFSAILLTLVIASLFAIDKLAESNKRLLNLVNVSSKRVSLSNEIFVFILESTRHEKNIILEKNNSKRVYYKERIYAATDAADKKIADLAPLLEEEERVILNEIKSAWGDFRKDLDQLVGFALNGQTEKAFKISIEKGLKMRDANFKRFVQLSAKNEAKMEADKLKNDRDYNLALSLLIALMISSLVASLIIFYWISYGIARRISFIAIEAEKIASREFTGKRLEDKTDDELKPIFNSLISINESFREVTESANGVAEGNYQIDLIPRSEKDILGTALKRMTNSLRISTEENEKYNWLVTGQNRLNEKLRGEQKYTELSDNIITFLCTYLGASIGAMYLYNDLDRSLRLSGKYAFSSTNHGIDRFAFNEGLIGQAAYDQKLISINDIPEQDIRVISSVLDSKPKHLLIVPFSLEGETLGVFEIGKLMPFTQTEIQFLNSSTESIAICVNSALSRKKIQELLEETQVQSEELQSQQEELRQMNEELEEQTQYLKQQQEELRMTNEELEEQARSLETKNKEVELARYDIEQKTKQLEISSKYKSEFLANMSHELRTPLNSLLILSKDLSDNKKKNLNTDQIESANIIYKSGQDLLILINDVLDLSKIESGKMRINIERVSLKEFAEDLMRDFGHQAQQKNLQLKATIDSDMSEYIRTDYQRLNQILKNLLSNAIKFTQQGKVELNIRLYGKDNAIFW from the coding sequence ATGGAACTAAAAATTAAAACTAAACTGTTACTCGGATTTTCCGCTATACTGTTGACACTTGTTATCGCATCCTTATTTGCAATTGATAAGCTCGCGGAATCCAACAAACGTTTGCTGAACCTCGTAAATGTTTCCTCTAAAAGAGTAAGCTTATCCAACGAAATTTTTGTTTTCATTCTGGAGTCGACTCGTCACGAGAAAAACATCATTCTGGAAAAAAACAATTCCAAAAGAGTTTATTATAAAGAAAGAATATACGCTGCAACCGATGCCGCCGATAAAAAAATAGCAGATCTGGCGCCCTTATTGGAGGAGGAGGAACGGGTCATTTTGAATGAAATCAAATCCGCTTGGGGTGACTTTAGAAAAGATCTGGATCAACTCGTCGGATTTGCTTTAAACGGGCAAACGGAAAAAGCGTTCAAAATATCCATAGAAAAAGGACTGAAAATGCGAGACGCCAATTTCAAACGTTTCGTTCAACTAAGCGCAAAAAATGAAGCAAAAATGGAAGCGGATAAGCTCAAAAATGACAGAGATTATAATTTAGCGTTATCCTTATTAATCGCATTGATGATTTCGAGTTTAGTCGCGTCCTTAATTATTTTTTATTGGATCTCCTATGGCATCGCTCGGCGAATTTCCTTTATTGCGATCGAAGCCGAAAAAATCGCCAGCAGAGAATTTACCGGAAAAAGATTAGAAGACAAAACTGACGATGAACTCAAGCCTATATTTAATTCTTTGATCAGCATCAACGAAAGTTTTCGTGAAGTGACCGAAAGCGCAAACGGCGTCGCCGAGGGAAATTATCAGATCGATCTGATTCCAAGATCGGAAAAGGATATTTTAGGAACCGCTTTGAAACGGATGACAAATTCTCTTAGGATATCGACCGAAGAAAATGAAAAATACAATTGGCTTGTTACGGGACAAAATAGACTCAACGAAAAACTCCGAGGAGAACAAAAATACACCGAATTATCTGACAATATCATCACATTCTTATGTACTTATTTAGGCGCAAGTATAGGAGCAATGTATCTGTATAACGATCTGGATCGTTCTCTTAGATTGAGTGGTAAATACGCTTTTTCTTCGACAAACCATGGAATTGATAGATTTGCGTTTAACGAAGGTCTGATCGGTCAAGCAGCTTATGATCAAAAACTCATCTCTATCAACGATATTCCCGAGCAAGATATTCGAGTCATCTCTTCCGTTTTGGACTCAAAACCGAAACATCTGTTGATCGTTCCTTTTTCACTGGAAGGCGAAACACTCGGTGTATTTGAAATTGGTAAATTAATGCCGTTTACTCAAACCGAGATACAATTTTTAAATTCTTCCACGGAAAGTATCGCGATTTGTGTAAATTCTGCGCTCTCTAGAAAGAAGATACAAGAACTTCTGGAAGAAACACAGGTCCAGAGCGAAGAACTGCAATCTCAGCAGGAAGAACTAAGACAGATGAACGAGGAATTGGAGGAACAAACACAGTATTTAAAACAGCAGCAAGAAGAGCTTCGGATGACAAACGAAGAGCTGGAAGAACAAGCAAGATCTTTAGAGACAAAGAATAAGGAAGTGGAATTGGCAAGGTATGATATAGAGCAAAAAACAAAGCAGCTCGAAATCAGTAGCAAATACAAATCCGAATTTTTAGCAAACATGTCTCACGAATTGAGAACTCCGTTAAACAGTTTGTTAATTTTATCCAAGGATCTATCGGATAATAAAAAAAAGAACCTGAATACGGATCAGATTGAAAGCGCGAATATCATCTACAAAAGCGGACAAGACCTTCTAATTTTGATCAATGACGTGCTTGACCTATCAAAAATAGAATCCGGAAAGATGAGGATCAATATCGAACGGGTTTCTTTAAAAGAATTTGCGGAAGATCTCATGCGTGATTTCGGACATCAGGCACAACAGAAAAATCTTCAACTCAAAGCTACGATTGACAGCGATATGTCTGAGTATATACGGACCGATTACCAACGTTTAAATCAGATCTTAAAGAATCTTTTGTCAAACGCTATTAAATTTACTCAACAGGGTAAAGTCGAATTGAATATTCGATTGTATGGAAAAGACAATGCGATCTTTTGGTAG